The following are from one region of the Candidatus Neomarinimicrobiota bacterium genome:
- the hybB gene encoding Ni/Fe-hydrogenase cytochrome b subunit — MHEKQALGGKLLTKPFWVLLGLVMIAGLLLIKRFLFGIGAVTNLSDGYPWGIWIVYDVLVGTALGCGGYSIALLVYIFNKGEYHPLVRSALMTSAFGYTLAGVSIFIDIGRYWQMYNVFLPWHINLNSIMFEVAACIGAYVFVLWIEFSPTFLEHKKSLETKKKLNKFLFFFIALGVLLPTMHQSSLGSLMIIAGEKLSPIWQTGWLPLLFLTTAITMGYAIVIFESLFSAAALKRPLDETPILGKLSVMMIPLLIFFLVLRFGDLIWRGQLGNIFNDGMLGAFFVVENVLFLIPIIMLASAKNRMKATTLFWSSGSMLLAGALYRFDTFLVAFNPGVGYHYFPSASEIMITVGIISIEIMAYLIFVKKLPVLPAIKQS; from the coding sequence ATGCACGAAAAACAAGCTCTCGGTGGCAAACTGCTCACCAAGCCATTCTGGGTTTTACTTGGATTGGTTATGATCGCCGGTTTACTCCTGATCAAACGGTTTCTATTTGGAATTGGTGCTGTCACCAATCTTTCAGATGGTTACCCCTGGGGTATCTGGATTGTTTATGATGTACTGGTTGGAACAGCCCTGGGGTGCGGTGGATATTCAATCGCCCTCCTGGTCTACATATTTAACAAGGGTGAATATCATCCCTTGGTTAGATCCGCTTTAATGACCAGTGCCTTTGGTTACACCCTTGCTGGTGTATCCATTTTTATTGATATCGGTCGCTACTGGCAGATGTATAATGTATTTCTGCCCTGGCACATCAACCTGAACTCAATCATGTTCGAAGTAGCAGCCTGTATTGGTGCCTATGTTTTTGTTCTGTGGATTGAGTTTTCACCAACATTCCTGGAGCATAAAAAATCGTTGGAGACAAAGAAGAAACTTAACAAGTTCCTCTTCTTCTTTATTGCCCTGGGTGTGTTACTCCCAACTATGCATCAGTCCAGCCTTGGATCGCTCATGATTATTGCCGGTGAAAAACTTTCACCAATCTGGCAAACCGGCTGGTTACCCCTGCTGTTCTTGACAACAGCCATCACCATGGGTTATGCAATAGTGATATTCGAGTCTCTGTTCTCAGCTGCGGCCTTGAAACGACCTTTGGATGAGACACCCATCCTGGGAAAACTCAGCGTCATGATGATTCCCTTATTGATTTTCTTCCTGGTACTCCGTTTTGGTGATCTGATATGGCGTGGTCAACTGGGTAATATTTTTAATGATGGTATGTTGGGTGCCTTTTTTGTTGTGGAGAATGTCTTATTCCTGATTCCCATTATCATGCTGGCTTCAGCTAAAAACCGCATGAAGGCTACCACTCTGTTCTGGTCGTCTGGATCAATGCTGCTGGCAGGAGCACTCTACCGTTTTGACACCTTCCTCGTGGCTTTCAATCCCGGTGTTGGCTATCATTACTTTCCATCAGCATCAGAAATAATGATCACCGTTGGTATCATCTCCATTGAGATCATGGCTTATCTGATATTCGTCAAAAAACTCCCGGTTTTACCGGCAATCAAACAATCATAA